The following proteins come from a genomic window of Platichthys flesus chromosome 1, fPlaFle2.1, whole genome shotgun sequence:
- the chrnb4 gene encoding LOW QUALITY PROTEIN: neuronal acetylcholine receptor subunit beta-4 (The sequence of the model RefSeq protein was modified relative to this genomic sequence to represent the inferred CDS: deleted 2 bases in 1 codon), giving the protein MSEGKSAGRRRSSEASSPEDHCGADGAEKMTRALSILAYLLPLLHCSRSADSEERLMNWLLGEDRYNPLIRPALNRAERVTVKLQVSLAQLISVNEREQIMTTNVWLTQHWVDYRLSWDPAKYEGIDKLRIPSRHIWLPDIVLYNNADGTYEVTVFTNAIVLFNGSINWLPPAIYKSACKIEVKHFPFDQQNCTLKFRSWTYDHTEIDLILKTEAASMDDFTPSGEWDILALPGRRTVSPLDPTYVDLTYDFIIKRKPLFYTINLIIPCVLITSLAILVFYLPSDCGEKMTLCISVLLALTVFLLLISKIVPPTSLDVPLIGKYLMFTMVLVTFSIITSVCVLNVHHRSPSTHTMPSWVKLIFLVKLPALLFMRRPNNNSARQRLRQQRCLRARRSILGLGYQVESKTGFNTSSSALLSSDSPISTSGHKNVAASMGYSHFNRKEELRSTDYLPAGFTSTKDFQQGSSSDWAADVQEAVNGVRFVAEHMMGDDDDQSVIEDWKYVAMVVDRMFLWIFIIVCVVGTLGLFLQPLFQSHNFPNQQPSSETPRI; this is encoded by the exons ATGTCCGAGGGGAAGAGCGCAGGACGCCGCCGCAGCTCCGAGGCTTCATCA CCTGAGGACCACTGTGGAGCAGATGGTGCCGAGAAAATGACTCGGGCTCTCTCCATCCTCGCGTACCTTCTCCCGCTGCTTCACT GTAGCCGCAGTGCTGACTCCGAGGAGCGGCTCATGAACTGGCTGCTGGGAGAAGATCGCTACAATCCCCTCATCCGGCCGGCCCTCAACAGGGCAGAGAGAGTCACCGTGAAGCTCCAAGTATCTCTGGCACAGCTCATCAGTGTG aatGAAAGAGAACAGATAATGACCACAAATGTCTGGCTCACTCAG caCTGGGTGGATTACAGGTTATCATGGGACCCGGCAAAGTATGAAGGTATCGACAAGCTGCGTATTCCATCAAGACACATCTGGCTCCCGGACATTGTTCTGTACAACAA CGCTGACGGGACCTATGAGGTGACAGTCTTCACCAACGCTATTGTTCTCTTCAATGGCAGTATCAACTGGCTTCCTCCAGCCATCTACAAAAGTGCATGTAAGATCGAGGTCAAGCATTTTCCCTTTGACCAGCAGAACTGCACCCTCAAGTTCCGCTCATGGACGTACGACCACACCGAGATTGACCTGATCCTGAAGACTGAGGCAGCTAGTATGGATGACTTCACTCCCAGTGGGGAGTGGGATATCTTGGCACTTCCAGGCAGAAGGACTGTCAGCCCTCTGGATCCCACCTATGTGGATCTCACGTATGACTTTATCATCAAGAGGAAGCCTCTTTTCTACACCATCAACCTAATTATTCCCTGTGTTCTCATCACCTCGCTGGCTATCCTGGTCTTCTACTTGCCGTCAGACTGCGGAGAGAAGATGACCCTCTGCATCTCTGTCCTCTTGGCGCTCACTGTGTTCCTGCTTCTCATCTCCAAGATCGTTCCCCCAACCTCACTGGATGTGCCTCTGATTGGCAAGTACCTGATGTTCACCATGGTGCTGGTGACCTTCTCCATCATCACCAGCGTGTGTGTGCTCAACGTGCACCACCGCTCCCCCAGCACCCACACCATGCCTTCCTGGGTCAAGCTGATCTTTCTCGTCAAGCTGCCTGCCTTACTCTTCATGAGACGCCCCAACAACAACTCCGCTCGGCAGCGGCTTCGTCAACAGCGGTGCTTGAGGGCGAGGAGATCCATCTTGGGTCTAGGTTACCAAGTTGAATCCAAAACAGGCTTCAACACGTCATCTTCTGCCCTGCTCTCCTCTGACTCTCCCATCTCCACCTCAGGACACAAAAATGTAGCTGCTTCAATGGGCTACAGCCACTTCAACAGGAAGGAGGAGCTGCGCTCCACAGATTATCTTCCTGCTGgtttcacctccaccaaggacttCCAGCAGGGCAGCAGCTCCGACTGGGCTGCTGACGTCCAGGAGGCGGTGAACGGGGTTCGCTTTGTGGCCGAGCACATGATGGGAGACGACGATGATCAGAGT GTGATAGAGGACTGGAAGTACGTGGCCATGGTGGTGGATCGTATGTTCCTGTGGATCTTTATCATAGTATGTGTGGTGGGAACGCTGGGTCTGTTTCTGCAGCCTCTGTTTCAGAGTCACAACTTTCCAAACCAGCAGCCCAGCTCTGAGACTCCTCGCATCTGA
- the chrna5 gene encoding neuronal acetylcholine receptor subunit alpha-5: protein MMPGAGGAATFLTLLLLLPLLCCCHLCHSLRVPKISSYAKAEDKLFQYLFGGYQKWVRPVEYLNQTICVKFGLAISQLVDVDEKNQLMTTNVWMKQEWTDMKLRWNPDDYLGIKTIRVPSDRLWLPDVVLYDNSDGRFEGTVTKAVVKYDGTISWTPPANYKSACSIDVTFFPFDLQNCSMKFGSWTYDGSQVDIIMEDFHVDKQDYFDNGEWEIVKATGSRGLRTDGCSSYPTITYFFIIRRLPLFYTLFLIIPCIGLSFLTILVFYLPSNCGEKISLCTSVLVSLTVFLLVIEEIIPSSSKAIPLIGEYLVFTMIFVTLSIIITVFAINIHHRSPSTHHGMAPWVRKIFLHRLPKLLCMRGHVDRYATAGVVGAGGAVGLGMMKDSAPGLTPPLYTRRHLQAALDSIRYITMHVVKENEVREVVQDWKFVAQVLDRMFLWAFLLVSILGSALLFIPVIYKWASIIVPDHVGSYL from the exons ATGATGCCCGGAGCTGGAGGGGCAGCCACCTtcctcacactgctgctgctgctgccgctgctgtgctgctgccacCTGTGCCACTCACTGC GGGTACCAAAGATCTCATCGTATGCTAAGGCGGAGGACAAGCTGTTTCAATACCTCTTTGGAGGCTACCAGAAATGGGTTCGTCCGGTGGAATATCTAAACCAGACGATCTGTGTGAAGTTTGGACTGGCCATCTCCCAGCTAGTTGATGTG gaTGAGAAAAACCAGCTGATGACAACCAATGTGTGGATGAAACAG gaGTGGACTGACATGAAACTTAGATGGAACCCTGATGACTATCTGGGCATCAAAACTATCCGTGTCCCCTCGGACAGGCTGTGGCTGCCTGACGTGGTGCTGTACGATAA CTCTGATGGGCGTTTTGAGGGAACTGTCACCAAAGCTGTTGTTAAGTATGATGGAACGATATCATGGACGCCACCAGCCAATTACAAATCAGCCTGCTCCATTGACGTCACCTTCTTCCCATTTGACCTCCAGAACTGCTCCATGAAGTTCGGCTCCTGGACGTATGACGGCTCCCAG GTGGACATCATTATGGAGGACTTCCACGTAGACAAACAGGACTATTTTGACAACGGTGAATGGGAGATAGTAAAAGCCACAGGCAGCCGTGGTCTGAGGACAGATGGCTGCTCTTCCTACCCTACCATCACCTACTTTTTCATCATCCGCAGGTTGCCTCTTTTCTACACCCTCTTTCTCATCATCCCCTGCATCGGCCTGTCCTTTCTCACCATCCTTGTCTTCTACCTGCCCTCCAACTGCGGCGAGAAGATCTCCCTCTGCACCTCAGTGCTGGTGTCGCTCACCGTCTTCCTACTGGTCATCGAAGAGATCATCCCGTCCTCCTCCAAGGCCATCCCTCTCATCGGGGAGTACCTGGTGTTCACCATGATTTTCGTCACGCTgtccatcatcatcacagtcTTTGCCATCAACATCCATCACCGTTCCCCCTCCACACATCACGGCATGGCGCCCTGGGTGAGGAAGATTTTCCTGCATCGACTGCCTAAGCTGCTGTGCATGCGCGGCCATGTGGACCGTTATGCCACAGCCGGAGTGGTTGGGGCGGGAGGAGCCGTAGGTCTGGGAATGATGAAGGATTCAGCACCTGGACTCACCCCCCCACTTTACACAAGACGTCACCTGCAAGCAGCTTTAGATTCTATTCGCTACATAACCATGCATGTGGTCAAAGAAAATGAGGTCAGAGAG GTGGTACAGGACTGGAAGTTTGTAGCCCAGGTTCTGGATAGAATGTTTCTGTGGGCCTTCCTCCTGGTGTCGATCCTGGGTtctgctctcctcttcatcccagTTATTTACAAATGGGCCAGCATCATTGTCCCTGACCATGTTGGAAGTTACCTCTAA
- the chrna3 gene encoding neuronal acetylcholine receptor subunit alpha-3, with amino-acid sequence MSQLVKVDEINQIMETNLWLRHVWNDYKLRWNPKDFGGVEFIRVPSSRIWKPDIVLYNNAVGDFQVDDKTKALLRYNGDVTWIPPAIFKSSCKIDVTYFPFDYQNCTMKFGSWTYDKAKIDLVLIGSTINLKDFWESGEWTIIDAPGYKHDIKYNCCEEIYTDITYSLYIRRLPLFYTVNMIIPCLLISFLTVLVFYLPSDCGEKITLCISVLLSLTVFLLVITETIPSTSLVIPLIGEYLLFTMIFVTLSIVITVFVLNVHYRTPQTHTMPCWVRRVFLGLLPRVMFMTRPERDPEKVAVVDNVNTMHARPCSIHSSGTLQKQYRPQALASSLTNRQRLFNSTELSKLNNLNADPGKDAGSGLLCCEGRCNCCLHQRSGKLPTDSRGGSGGLECLAALTGGNAGLVEESQCSSSESLDVGILSLLPFSPEIREAIESVKYIAENMRLQNEAKEVQDDWKYVAMVIDRIFLWVFVLVCILGTAGLFLQPLLLLEDI; translated from the exons ATGTCACAACTGGTCAAAGTG GACGAAATCAATCAGATCATGGAGACCAATCTGTGGCTGAGACAT gTCTGGAATGATTACAAACTGAGATGGAATCCAAAAGATTTCGGAGGCGTGGAGTTTATCCGTGTGCCATCCAGCAGGATATGGAAGCCAGACATTGTGCTGTACAACAA TGCAGTTGGAGATTTCCAGGTTGACGACAAAACAAAGGCCCTGCTCCGTTACAATGGCGATGTCACCTGGATCCCTCCAGCTATTTTCAAGAGCTCCTGCAAGATCGACGTCACATATTTCCCCTTCGACTACCAGAACTGCACCATGAAATTCGGCTCCTGGACCTATGACAAAGCCAAGATCGATCTGGTGCTGATTGGCTCCACCATCAACCTGAAGGACTTCTGGGAGAGCGGCGAGTGGACGATCATCGATGCCCCTGGTTATAAACACGACATTAAATACAACTGCTGCGAGGAAATCTACACAGACATCACCTACTCTTTGTACATCCGCCGGCTGCCTCTTTTCTATACCGTCAACATGATAATCCCCTGTCTGCTCATCTCCTTCCTCACCGTGCTCGTCTTCTACCTGCCGTCTGATTGTGGTGAGAAGATCACCCTGTGCATCTCTGTTCTACTTTCTTTAACGGTCTTCCTGCTTGTTATTACCGAGACCATCCCTTCCACATCACTGGTCATACCCTTGATTGGCGAGTACCTCCTCTTCACCATGATCTTTGTCACCCTCTCTATTGTCATCACTGTTTTTGTCTTGAACGTCCACTACCGCACACCACAGACCCACACCATGCCCTGCTGGGTGCGCCGTGTGTTCCTGGGACTGCTGCCCCGGGTGATGTTCATGACCAGGCCAGAGAGGGACCCTGAGAAGGTGGCAGTAGTCGACAACGTCAACACAATGCATGCTAGACCTTGCTCCATTCATTCGTCGGGCACTCTGCAGAAACAGTACAGGCCTCAGGCCCTGGCCTCCAGCCTGACCAACCGCCAGCGGCTTTTCAACAGCACGGAGCTCTCCAAGCTCAATAACCTGAACGCAGACCCTGGAAAAGATGCAGGCTCTGGGTTATTGTGCTGCGAGGGTCGCTGCAACTGCTGTTTGCACCAGAGATCCGGCAAATTGCCTACAGACTCTAGGGGAGGGAGTGGAGGACTGGAGTGCCTGGCAGCGCTGACAGGAGGCAATGCTGGTTTGGTAGAGGAGAGTCAATGCTCCAGCTCCGAGTCTCTGGACGTAGGGATATTGTCCCTTTTGCCGTTCTCTCCTGAGATCAGGGAGGCCATTGAGAGTGTCAAATACATAGCAGAGAACATGAGACTGCAGAATGAAGCAAAGGAG GTTCAGGATGACTGGAAGTACGTTGCTATGGTGATCGACAGGATCTTCCTGTGGGTTTTTGTCCTCGTGTGTATCCTGGGAACAGCTGGACTCTTCCTCCAGCCTCTGTTACTCCTGGAGGACATTTGA
- the LOC133954259 gene encoding UDP-glucuronosyltransferase 2C1-like, whose product MLPDGNMKTFLLFLSVVFLTLRICHGGRILIVPMEGSHWLNMDIMIRALHSRGHSIDVVRTDESWYIKDDSLHYNTITVSVTETFNHNFINPIVKKIIDIERGGSSALTFASLQVEMFTAMFNMHRITCEMATVMFKDKDLMNSLKERKYDLVLTDPAWGAGIMLAHALQIPLVYNVRWITSGEGHLAIAPSPLSYIPMTGSGLSDKMSFIQRLKNLFFFAIWQIQDGFLINSQYQAVCDKFFGPEVRYSDLLQGADLWLMRVDFVFEFPRPTMPNVDYIGGFQCKPAEPLPEHLEVFVQSSGEHGVIIMSLGTFVSELPADMTNKMSAAFAKLPQKVIWRHKGERPATLGNNTLLVDWMPQNDLLGHPKIKLFVAHGGTNGVQEAIYHGVPVVGLPVFFDQNDNLLRLKERGGAKILTLATVDKDNNFLESIQEVLSEPSYRLNMQRLSRLHRDQPMKPLDTALFWIEFVMRHKGAAHLRTESYRLPWYSYYSVDVVLSFLAAVAVITLLPLVFLGYVRLEKSKKKKKQ is encoded by the coding sequence ATGCTGCCTGATGGAAACATGAAGACGttccttctctttttatctgttgtCTTCCTGACATTGAGAATATGTCACGGGGGCAGGATCTTGATTGTACCTATGGAGGGAAGCCACTGGTTGAACATGGATATCATGATCAGAGCGCTGCACTCTCGAGGACACTCCATCGATGTGGTTCGAACCGATGAGAGCTGGTACATCAAGGACGACTCTCTGCACTACAACACGATAACAGTGTCTGTCACTGAGACCTTCAATCACAACTTCATTAACCCCATCGTGAAAAAGATCATCGAcatagagaggggggggagttCTGCTCTGACCTTTGCGAGTTTGCAGGTTGAGATGTTTACTGCCATGTTTAACATGCATAGAATAACATGCGAAATGGCAACTGTTATGTTTAAAGATAAAGACTTGATGAATAGTTTGAAGGAGAGAAAGTATGACCTGGTCCTCACTGATCCAGCCTGGGGTGCAGGTATAATGTTGGCTCACGCTCTTCAAATACCTCTGGTTTATAACGTGCGCTGGATTACAAGCGGAGAGGGACATTTGGCAATTGCACCTTCTCCTTTGTCTTACATCCCGATGACTGGCTCTGGCCTGTCAGACAAGATGAGTTTCATACAGAGActaaaaaatctttttttttttgccatttggCAAATTCAAGATGGATTTTTAATTAACTCTCAATATCAAGCAGTTTGTGACAAGTTCTTTGGTCCAGAAGTCAGATACAGTGACTTACTACAAGGAGCCGACCTATGGCTGATGAGAGTGgactttgtgtttgagtttccACGACCAACTATGCCTAATGTTGATTATATAGGAGGGTTTCAGTGTAAACCTGCTGAACCACTTCCTGAACACCTTGAGGTGTTTGTCCAGAGCTCTGGAGAACATGGAGTCATCATCATGTCTCTGGGGACGTTTGTGAGTGAACTTCCTGCTGACATGACCAACAAGATGTCTGCAGCTTTTGCTAAATTACCTCAGAAAGTCATCTGGAGGCATAAAGGTGAGAGACCGGCCACTCTGGGCAACAACACTTTACTCGTCGACTGGATGCCACAGAATGACCTCCTGGGACATCCAAAGATTAAACTATTTGTTGCTCACGGGGGAACCAACGGAGTTCAAGAGGCTATTTATCATGGAGTCCCAGTTGTGGGTCTACCTGTGTTCTTTGACCAGAACGACAACCTGCTCCGTcttaaagagagaggaggagctaaGATTCTTACATTAGCCACAGTTGACAAAGACAACAACTTCCTAGAATCAATACAGGAAGTCTTGAGTGAGCCCTCCTACAGGCTGAACATGCAGAGACTCTCCAGGCTGCACAGAGATCAGCCAATGAAACCACTGGACACTGCCCTCTTCTGGATAGAgtttgtcatgagacacaaagGTGCAGCTCACCTGAGAACGGAGTCCTACAGACTGCCCTGGTACTCCTACTACTCTGTAGATGTAGTTCTGTCTTTCCTGGCTGCTGTTGCAGTGAttactcttcttcctcttgtatTCCTCGGATATGTACGACTTGAgaaaagcaaaaagaagaaaaagcaatgA